The following are encoded together in the Mesoterricola sediminis genome:
- the ruvX gene encoding Holliday junction resolvase RuvX, producing the protein MRWIGLDHGTKNIGIAFTDELEILASPFEVWPNQGEPTLAKLARLAREEGAQALLVGLPVHKDGAESATAPLARAFGEDLAARTGLPLVFWDERLTSVEAERLLAARGVKPRDRKARLDAAAAAVMLNDLIETRRTRGIPANRLD; encoded by the coding sequence ATGCGCTGGATCGGCCTGGACCACGGAACCAAGAACATCGGCATCGCCTTCACGGACGAACTGGAGATCCTGGCCTCCCCCTTCGAGGTGTGGCCGAACCAGGGCGAGCCCACCCTGGCGAAGCTGGCGCGGCTGGCCCGGGAGGAGGGGGCCCAGGCGCTCCTGGTGGGCCTCCCCGTCCACAAGGACGGCGCCGAGAGCGCCACGGCCCCTCTGGCCCGGGCCTTCGGGGAGGACTTGGCCGCGCGCACCGGCCTGCCCCTGGTGTTCTGGGACGAGCGCCTCACCAGCGTGGAGGCGGAGCGCCTCCTGGCCGCCCGGGGGGTGAAACCCCGGGATCGAAAGGCTCGCTTGGACGCCGCTGCGGCCGCTGTCATGCTGAATGATCTGATCGAGACCCGCCGGACCCGTGGGATCCCCGCCAACCGGCTGGACTGA
- a CDS encoding DUF3667 domain-containing protein yields the protein MDEGTASLGACLDCGAELHGRYCSACGQRGGPRDLRLLHVLEEMVHDLSHFDGRLLRTLRLMLLRPGQVTAEYLAGRRTRHVPPFRLYVFISFVLFLLLGFAPARKGAPAAHGPAAVRVAEDVPVDADIRVEGIPHAEQLRKGVLWAKEDPRAFREALLHWTSRAMFVLLPTFAALLFLAFFRSRRYFVEHVIFSLHVHAFAFSVFILQRLLDLVPWEPAGSAGSWLILALPVHLGLAMKRVYGGPAWKIVLKGALISAAYLILVLVVLFGALLWVLDHGGH from the coding sequence ATGGACGAAGGGACCGCCTCCCTGGGGGCTTGTCTGGATTGCGGCGCCGAACTGCACGGCCGCTACTGCTCCGCCTGCGGCCAGCGCGGGGGCCCCCGCGACCTGCGGCTCCTGCACGTGCTGGAGGAGATGGTCCACGACCTCTCCCATTTCGACGGGCGCCTCCTGCGCACCCTGCGGCTGATGCTGCTCCGCCCGGGCCAGGTCACGGCCGAGTACCTCGCCGGACGCCGGACCCGCCACGTTCCGCCCTTCCGCCTCTACGTCTTCATCAGCTTCGTCCTCTTCCTCCTCCTGGGCTTCGCCCCCGCGCGGAAGGGGGCCCCCGCGGCCCACGGCCCGGCCGCGGTGCGTGTCGCCGAGGACGTGCCCGTGGATGCGGACATCCGCGTGGAGGGCATCCCCCACGCCGAGCAGCTCCGCAAGGGCGTCCTCTGGGCCAAGGAGGACCCCCGCGCCTTCCGGGAGGCGCTCCTCCACTGGACCTCCCGGGCCATGTTCGTGCTCCTGCCCACCTTCGCGGCCCTGCTGTTCCTGGCCTTCTTCCGGTCCCGGCGCTACTTCGTGGAGCACGTGATCTTCTCCCTGCACGTCCACGCCTTCGCGTTCTCCGTCTTCATCCTGCAGCGGCTGCTCGACCTGGTCCCCTGGGAACCCGCGGGGAGCGCGGGGAGCTGGCTGATCCTGGCCCTGCCGGTGCACCTGGGCCTGGCCATGAAGCGCGTCTACGGGGGTCCCGCCTGGAAGATCGTCCTGAAGGGGGCCCTGATCTCCGCCGCCTACCTGATCCTCGTCCTCGTGGTCCTCTTCGGGGCCCTGCTCTGGGTGCTGGACCACGGCGGCCACTGA
- a CDS encoding methylated-DNA--[protein]-cysteine S-methyltransferase: MCHPNPMERFLDLPTALGPCRIRWTSRGIRSLSFGVEPGPGDPPPPFVAEAARRLADHLAGAGDGLDGIPLDLEGLTPFQRRVAEVLLATRPGQTLTYGAVALMAGSPGAARAVGRAVASNRLPVLVPCHRVVASDGPGGFSLFGSLETKARLLALEGVRLPGMIEVP, encoded by the coding sequence ATGTGCCATCCTAACCCCATGGAGCGCTTCCTGGACCTGCCCACCGCCCTGGGCCCCTGCCGGATCCGATGGACCTCCCGGGGGATCCGCTCGCTCTCCTTCGGGGTGGAACCCGGCCCCGGGGACCCGCCCCCGCCCTTCGTGGCGGAGGCGGCGCGGCGCCTGGCGGACCATCTCGCCGGGGCCGGGGACGGGCTCGACGGGATCCCCCTGGACCTGGAGGGCCTGACGCCCTTCCAGCGCCGGGTGGCGGAGGTCCTGCTCGCCACCCGCCCGGGGCAGACCCTCACCTACGGGGCGGTGGCCCTGATGGCGGGCTCGCCGGGGGCGGCCCGGGCCGTGGGGCGCGCGGTGGCCTCCAACCGCCTCCCGGTCCTCGTGCCCTGCCACCGGGTGGTGGCCTCGGACGGCCCCGGCGGGTTCTCGCTGTTCGGGAGCCTGGAGACCAAGGCCCGCCTCCTGGCCCTGGAGGGCGTGCGGCTTCCTGGCATGATTGAGGTGCCGTGA